The Chelonia mydas isolate rCheMyd1 chromosome 26, rCheMyd1.pri.v2, whole genome shotgun sequence genome contains the following window.
ACCTTGATGGCTACCGGGTAGACTGTGGCTCCAATTTCAAAGCTTCCCTTCTTGAACATCATCACAGACGTGTTGTTGATGCAGGTGCCTGTGAAGAGATGAATGCAGCTGCCTCAGCCTCCCCCTGTGAGCATAtgccagagtcctggctgggaaTGCGAGGAAGGTGCCCTGGGGTCCCCCCACCACGGCAGTCAGTGCCCAGCACTGTTGCAGGCTCACTTGGCTCAGCCCTGACCTGAGGGACAGCCTCAGAGCTCTGGCAACATTGAGGATGCAGGCCCCCCTTGCCTTGCCCCAGAGGAGAGGGGATGACACACATGCTGGCATCAGCCATACGGCATACTTCACAACCCGCCATGGGTCAGTGTGGCCTGACCTGCAGCTCACCTTCTGGGAAGATGAGGATGGGCAGTTTGCTCTTGTCCTGGACATGCTCTGTCAGCCTGCAGGGAAGAGAGAGTCACTGACTGGCACAGCTCCCTGGGGCGCCCTGCTGGTTCTGCACCCAGCAGCCCTGAACATACAGTGCGCACCCATCAACCTTCAGTCAGGGTGCACTCGCTGGGTGCATGTAATGCCCCTGGGACGGGACAGCTCCCAGGCTCCCAAGAGCCACCTGGGACAACCAGAACCCTGACAGGAAGCAGGTTCCTCCTCCACTGGAGCCAGAcagccctggctccccctccccagccatgccTGTATGGAGTTCAGGAGAACCCACTGTCTCCAGCaggccctcccttcccctgcctgagAGAAAGCTATTGACTGCTGTCCTACCTTTTGGCCACAAGATGGCGATCCTTGACCTCAGAGCGTTCGAACCAGACATGGGGACACGCCTTCACCACGGCCCTCTGGATCACGCCCATGAGCCCGCCATGGATCTGACCCACCTGAGCCAGAGGAAAATGCAGGTTAAAGTCTTTGCCTTGGCCTGCAGGAGTCGCCAGGCAGCTCCTAGCCTCAATAACTAGATAgatttccccctctgcccccttcccagcagagggctggagagacagccctgcccctcccaggtgGCTGTTAGGGGAAGGTCACACCTGAGGGGTGATGTACCAAAGTTGCCAGAGGGGACAGTCTGGGAGGAGCCCAGATCCTCATCATACAATTTGTGCTCAGAGTGGCCAGGCTGAGACTGCGACCTGCCCTTTCCACAGCCAGCAAAGCCCACAGCACTAATGGCTAATGTCCTGGGGCCTCTGGAAGTCCTGCGTCCCCACACCAAAGGAGCACTGGCCTCTGCAACTGGGGTGCCCAGAGGCTGCTGAACCACTGCGGGGAATCAACCAGATGTGAGAGGGGCTGTGTACACAAGCAGTGCTGGGTATCCAGGCTCGGGGCCCCAGACCAGCCCATTCAGGTCCACACACTTTGCAAACTCCCTAAGCTTCAGAACACCTTCCTCCCCCCAGGCAGAAGAGCATCGGCTCCATTGTACAGCAGCACAGCGACCTGCCCAGGGCAAAGGCCtccctggggatggagggagtggcCCTTACCATAGCGTAGTAGCCATCGCTGGCCAGGATGATCACGTCAATGGGGGAGGTGTGATTAGCCACGCAGATGCCTCCATTTCGGGGTCTGTTTTCCCTAAATATAACACAAAACCAAAATGGGGTGACAAGGGACGCGGGAGCCCAGCCTGAGCCAGGGAAGAGCACGGCAAGGCAGGCCGGGAGACGGTGCTGCCCCTTACTGGTCATGGTAGGTGATGATGGCGGTGAGGGCACGCACACAGATCCGGTAACACATCAGGTGAACGTGCTTGCTCAGGAACTCCTTCCAcctgcagaggcagagcagagacttaccacagacagccccacaagccACCCATGCTGGAGCGCCCTACCctgagccaggagctgctgcaagGGCCATGTGGTGAGCTGGCGCGTATACTGGGCTGGGGGAGTGACAAGGCTGACCTGACTGTGTACCCTACAAAAGAGTGTACAacaacttcccctcccctcatggAGCATGTGAAGGGCAGAGGTGTTTGTAACTGTACTAACCCAGCCCAAATGGGACACCATGCAGGCTGGCTGCCATCCCATCCATCAGTCCAGCCCGACCCCTTTCCAAGCTAGTCACAAGCCGAGAGAGAAACCCATGAACTGAGAGTGACACTTTGCTCATCTGAGCTGGGCTTTGTGTTTTGCTCCTTTGTAGAGTTCAGGGCTGTGAGGTTTGCCACAGGGGCTTAGTTGTGGCATAGATCCTGCTGTGTCCGTCCCCCCAGGGAAGCAGGTGCCAGTCACCTTGGCCCCTCACCCACAGACATACATCTCGACAGTGGCTGGAATGTAGAGGGGGAGACTCCCCTTCCTGCCACTCCATCCATACTCCTCCATGTTCAGTGAAGGGCCAACTCACCTTCCACTGGGCAAATATCCCACCACTGTGGTGCCAACCACCAACAAGCTGATGCCTGTGAAGGCCAGGGCAAtcctgcaggagggagagggatgtTACAGGCCAGTGAACAAATTCCATGCAGCCCCGTGGGTGtgaagccctgctcctgcctgccaGGCAGCTGTCTCTCAATGGACCCTGCTGCAGGGTGGGTGTCTCTCTGTGTCCTTGTGCTGCCAGGAGGACCCAGCACCTCTGGTTCCCCTGAGCCAGCTGGGACTGCTGCAGAGAGGATGGGCCCATGGGAATGTACGTGGCCATCTTgggatcccccaccccagctcacacTACCCTGGCTCCCCGCCATTGATCTAACCACCAGACCACACTCTTCTCCCAGGGCCGAAGACAGAGGCAGGAGCCTCAAGTCCCAGCCCCTGGCTCTAACCATCAGCCCTTGGCCCCTCTCTTGTTGTAGGCAAGATGACTGGAAGCAGCCAACGCGCCAGCCAGTGCAGTGCCAGGGGTGCCCAGCAGGGAGGCCATTGGTAGGAGCAGCTCCTCACCTGAGTGGCAGCAGGAAGCAGTACCGGATGAGCACACCCAGCCCCCACAGCACAGTGAGGCGCAGACTGATGTACTGGAAGTTGTAATTGGTCCGGCTGAGCAGGTTCCAAGactccagctcctcagctgagaACCGCTTGGTCACCTCGTCGTCCATGATGGTCTCAATGCCCTTGCGGCAGAAGTAGAAGATGTCAGAGAGCTCAAACTCAGGTGTATCCAGGGCTTTGCTGCTGCCACTCCGACGGATCTCTTTAATCTCCTCCTCCAGGGATGTGGGCTCCTTTGCAATGATACCTGCAACAAGGCCACTTGTTCCAGCGATGGCAGCCTGACAGGCCCGCCCCCTGCCAGCAGGTGGGGCCAGCCCCggtccctctctccctcctcctgcctgcAGGTGGGACCACCCCTGGGCCCTGTCCTAGACATGGGACACCCACAGACCAGGTGTACCCCACATATCTCCCTTGCCCAGAGATGAGGCATTCCCACCCACTCATGACAGGGAcctcccacatgcacacacagacatgGAGCTGCTGATGGGAGGGGACGGCAGGCTCTCACCATTTACATAGGGCTTGTACAGTGGATGGTTCTTCTCCTTGGCACCACGCTCTATCCTCAGCGTCGCCCACTGAAAGAGACACTAGATAAGCAGGACTTCCAACCCCCCAGGCACCCTCATCTTCCGGGGCTTCTTCCCCGCCAAGTCCCTGGCTGTGGGAACAGAGGTAGGGCTCATTCCAGCAGCTCGAAGAGGGGTTCTCAGCACAGCACTGACGGGAGGTCAGAGCCTACAgagatcagttttcagagtaacagacgtgttagtctgtattcgcaaaaagaaaaggagtacttgtggcaccttagagactaaccaatttatttgagcataagctttcgtgagctacagctcacttcatcggatgcatactgtggaaaggaGAGAATGGGGATTGGGCTGGGAAAGTCCACTAGCCTACACAGGCAACCAGCCAGGACAGCTGTCTGCTGCGGGACCTGGCTACTAATGAGGATGGTGcatgggctggagctggggggagagccCCACTGGGAGAGACTGTTCTGCAGGCATCTGCATTCCATTCTGGGCACCGTGTCACCTGAGAGATACAGACAGAGCAGAGGAACTTCAAGAAGAGCAACAActaccccagggctgggggagggcgtTATGGAACACCTCTCCACAGCCCCAGAGCACGCTCTGCGGCTTTCAGGCAGTCCCATGGCACTTTGCTGCTCCCTGACATGGGTGCCATTGGCT
Protein-coding sequences here:
- the GPAT4 gene encoding glycerol-3-phosphate acyltransferase 4 isoform X1, whose amino-acid sequence is MFLLLPFDSLVVNLLGISLTVLFTLLLVFIIVPAIFGVSFGIRRIYMKTLLKIFRWATLRIERGAKEKNHPLYKPYVNGIIAKEPTSLEEEIKEIRRSGSSKALDTPEFELSDIFYFCRKGIETIMDDEVTKRFSAEELESWNLLSRTNYNFQYISLRLTVLWGLGVLIRYCFLLPLRIALAFTGISLLVVGTTVVGYLPSGRWKEFLSKHVHLMCYRICVRALTAIITYHDQENRPRNGGICVANHTSPIDVIILASDGYYAMVGQIHGGLMGVIQRAVVKACPHVWFERSEVKDRHLVAKRLTEHVQDKSKLPILIFPEGTCINNTSVMMFKKGSFEIGATVYPVAIKYDPQFGDAFWNSSKYGMVTYLLRMMTSWAIVCSVWYLPPMTREVSEGAVPGLWRSCRGLGPLLVLNSSALPQPEEDAVQFANRVKSAIARQGGLVDLLWDGGLKREKVKDTFKEEQQKLYSKTIVGNHEDRSRS
- the GPAT4 gene encoding glycerol-3-phosphate acyltransferase 4 isoform X2; translated protein: MFLLLPFDSLVVNLLGISLTVLFTLLLVFIIVPAIFGVSFGIRRIYMKTLLKIFRWATLRIERGAKEKNHPLYKPYVNGIIAKEPTSLEEEIKEIRRSGSSKALDTPEFELSDIFYFCRKGIETIMDDEVTKRFSAEELESWNLLSRTNYNFQYISLRLTVLWGLGVLIRYCFLLPLRIALAFTGISLLVVGTTVVGYLPSGRWKEFLSKHVHLMCYRICVRALTAIITYHDQENRPRNGGICVANHTSPIDVIILASDGYYAMVGQIHGGLMGVIQRAVVKACPHVWFERSEVKDRHLVAKRLTEHVQDKSKLPILIFPEGTCINNTSVMMFKKGSFEIGATVYPVAIKYDPQFGDAFWNSSKYGMVTYLLRMMTSWAIVCSVWYLPPMTREPEEDAVQFANRVKSAIARQGGLVDLLWDGGLKREKVKDTFKEEQQKLYSKTIVGNHEDRSRS